The following is a genomic window from Acipenser ruthenus chromosome 19, fAciRut3.2 maternal haplotype, whole genome shotgun sequence.
GCAGAGGTAGGTCCTGTTGTCTACGGACTGGAGTCAACATTTCTTAGCAATTTGGGGTTATTAAGCAGCACAACTTTATAACCCCAAGCCCTTTTTTCACTGTGGGTTTATTGCATGATGTTTGTAAGGCTCAATGCATCCTCCTGCGGACACATAACTGTGCGTTAAGGGAAGTCTCATTGGTTGTTTTTAAGATGTGAATCTGCAGCATATCCCTTCATGATTGCAtgcttgctgttgctgctgtccGCATTTTCTGACTGCTTGTGctgcccccccaaaaaagaagCCCTGGTGTAGTGTTGTTTTCAGGTACGCGGTAAAGACTGGTACGGCTTGCTCGCTCTGCTTAAATCTGGTacgtttacatattttttaaaattgaatttatcatattttccagtcttttacattgtTGTTTATGTAATTGCtgatatttttccaccattaagaaagtAGTATGTGAATATATATCGTATGCATTGGGTCTTGtaatttttttacttgtgcaactgtgcggtggacttctcattttgtcttgttcgtcatgaattgtttttcctttttagtgaaattgattgtctgtttccagtttaagtttccaaaaaaaataatgtgtaattaatgtgacagcgtaccactttctaacattgCACGGGTCAAGTTTTTGTAcacattctgacaatgtaccactttctgacactaCACCCTTTGTGGGTGCTTGTGCAGTGACCAAACCAACTAGCATTACATAATTGAATCCCCCCCTAAGAACTCTGCCAGGGTCAAGGAGCCGAACATCAGACCATTTCAAATGCGTTTGACAGAGCTTTCAATAGTGGACTGCAAAGCTTACATCATTACATGAAAATATAAACTAATGCTAAACAAATGCTTTCATTGTTCTCTCCAGCATCCTGCGTCATCAGTGTACGAAGAGGCCGCATCTTATACAACAATCAAAAGACCTGGCTGCACGACCTGCCAGAGAGGAGAGTCCAGCACGCTGACAGGGTGGCGTTCTATTGCAAAGATAAGGACAGGGGGTGTGGCTACCCGGTTTATACCCAGTGTTTGGATGGCAATCTCACAATTCCATCGTGTTACAAAGGTACGGCATTCGTGTGCATATGAAGGGCAGGGTGTTGATCAAGTAAAACACATCACGATGTATTGGGTATATTGGATGCGGATCGGCTCGCATTTCTTTGGTGGTCTCAGTTTATACCTCACCCAGTGAGAAATTAATTTGGGGAACTTTCTGGTCTcagttttaaccctttcagtcctggcgcCTCAAGGTCCTGCTTGTTCTTAGCACCATATGTTCACACATGCCATCGGGAATCGCgctggaacctcacaggactcctagaTCCCAGTCTGAGGTCGTGTAGAAAtagctgttaaaaaaacaaaaaagttttcaTCCTGTTCTCATGTTTACTCAATAAAGGACTATTCTTCAgctcaataaaaataattaaggGCTGAAGAGGTTAAGCATTCTCACTCATTAAACTGACCTTCACAATGTATTTCAATGAAGTATTCATTGTATCAACAGCATTGGCCTCTACTGTCAGCTCACCTTATATGAGCTCTAGATCCACCAAATTAAAACAAGATACAACTAtacatttaatgtgttttttttttcttctttacagaACCTAGCAGTTTCACATATAACCTTAATCATAAGAACCTGCCATCGGAAATACAACAGTGCTGAAGCAACGCAATCTGATAACTTTAAATAATCTTCTTTTACCTGCTGTTTACCTGCATTTCTATTGATGCCCAGATCATGGCAGATTccttcaaataaaatatattgtaatctTCTCATCTGTTATGACGTCCCTCTCTGAAGTGATATTTGTGTGTTTATGCATCATTCATGTTGCACTGTGTGTTGGTAGAGGACTGAGGCAATAGATCAGTCTCCATAACTGCTTGCAGAAGAGAACCTGGCTTGTGGTTAGAGTACTGGGTTTGGAAGCTCCGGGACATCTGGTTGGCGGACATGTTTACTGCCGTAGAAAATGTGCTTCCAATCAGCTTATgaaacactcaatgcagaagtGAATTGGTGATGATACACAGAGTTTGGgagatctttttattattattattattattattattattattatttttattataattattttggaATGAGGAAGCAAAGCCATAGGGTGTCTCATTAAGGACAAAGGAAAAACCTCATTTGAAACGGGTTGCGTCAAGATCATGAGATAAATAATCTCTTATTCTGTTCTCAGTCTCTGATTAGGGTAAGGCAAGGTGTTTGCAAAAGGGGAGGGAATGGGGAACACGTTTTTCTAAACCAAATGATCTGGGAGACTGCACACCTCCTCAAGCACCAgcactaacacaaaaacactaaactgtggagggcagcagtgtggggtagtggttagggctctggcctcttgaccagagggtcgtgggttcagtcccaggtggggggacactgctgctgtacccttgagcaaggtactttacctagattgctccagtaaaaacccaactgtataaatggggaattgatCCTCTTGTAGAATGGCGCCCAGTAAAAACAATGACAGCGGTGAGGTTTCTTACCTCTGCTTTCTATATCCTAGGACAGCACTGCTAACAAGTGCTGCAGTTCATGTGAGCAAAGAAATGGATGGGCTCACGCTGTGCAAATACTGCAAGCCACATCACCAGTGCTGGATCACATTGGAAGCATGTGGCAGAATTGTTTTGCAAGCCCCATTTTAGATGAGCTGCTACATTAAAGAGATTTCCACGGTACAGAACAATGTGATCCATTATGGCACCCGAAGAAAACAATGAGAACCACCCTTTCTGTAACCCCTTGGGGTGAACCAGTACTGGACAGGGCTGCACTGTCAGCAGATACTGATCAAAGAAACTGATGGGCTCACTCGGTCACTGTGCCAATATGCCTACTGCAAATGCATGCATGCCAACAGCCCCTATATGGTCTGGACAGTTCCGATTTTCTAGCAAAtatcccgcgtcccgatgcataggaagagagtcctgatatttacccatagaaaaaaagtcatttattctgcacagtacagtgaaaaccacacgctgtgctcttcgtgcggctgacacatctgctgatcactaacgtATAGAAAGGTAAGagcgcttcattgtgtctatgtttactgtcatgctggtcctgtggtgttgagttgagagGATACGTCTATTATAGAGTGTTTTTTTGggtatgaccccccccccccccccccccccccccaggggacgaGTGGCCCGCTGAACAGTtcccaaatgttggcaagtatgcaaaTATCCCGTCAGCCTGCCCCCACTGTGCTTATTCAGTCCAAGTGACAGGATTCTGCGAATACAACTATAAATGAACCATGAACTCCAATTCTGCTTTTTCCCGATAGGGTATTTCAATGGCAGGTTAAGAGGGGTGAAGGAGAGGGACAGTGGCAGTCAGCTGTTAGGCTATCCACCTAAAAACACTGCAAGTGTTCAAATGGGATATTTCGGTTTGGTAATTTTCCGGATTCATTTCGCAAGCTTGGAAACAAAGTATTGAATAAATCAAAGTTAATTTTCAACCCAGGGTAAATAGTCCTCGGTAGAGGGCTGAGGCAATAGATCAGTCTCTAGAACTGCCTGCACAAGTGAACCTGGATCTTTTGCAAGAGTGTATTTACAAGAATAAGTGCCCTGCCCCACTGGTTATAAAATTTATCtgaaaattgtaagtcgccctggataagggcgtctgctaagaaataaataaataaataaataaataataataataataataataataataataataataataataataataataataataataataataataaaagtaacatCTATGGGGAAAATGCAAAAGTAGATCTTTTGATCTTCATCAGTTTGTGTGGGTCTTTTTATAAATCCAAATGAAATGACAATACGTCTTTAAATAATTTGAAGAAGCTTGTCCGTTTGCATTCTAACTGGCGTCTCTAGTTTCCATGGCAACGACTGACGTCTCCCTGCCGCCTGCGGAAGAAGGAAATGACGATATCAGTGTTTGATGGGATGGAAGTTTAAACCGTTTGGAGCTGCGGGAGCTGAAGTCTGAGTCGCTGTCAATGTAAGTATACACGGTGTTTCGCTATAGTTTATGAATGTGCTGCATACAGACTGCGCTAATACCACAGGGTTAAAATCGGACTGAGTATATCATTGCAAGGTGCCGTGAACTGCACATACACTGCGATTTTACTACGACTAGTTACCGGCTTAACCGTACTTTTAAAGTTGTGTCTAAAGAGATTCCGATTACCAGTACAAATTATACTGCCAGTAAGACTGCCACCGGTATTATAACGTCTTCAGGGCTGCCCAAAGAGAAATACTTAGCAGTATATTTTATTGACTAGGTTTAGAGAACGTGAAATGGGTTGttatataaataatttgttttgtgcagctactggcagcagCGGAATCACCTGCCTTAGTGCCAGTAAAAATCCTACTGGCAGTAATATATTCTACTGGAAACGCACGGAGCTGGATGTAGTGAAATCTTGTGTTTTATCATCATACTTTACCCAAGCTATCTTAATCACAACAGCCTCAAATTAACCTCTGCGTTTATTACGGAGCGTGTTTGTTTTAAAGTATTCATATGATTGCATTGTCTTGTAGTTTTTACTGTGAAAAGGCTACTTGAAATGCAAGCTATTATACTGCTCTGGCAAAAACCACTTCCTCTCCAGTCATTGATTGTCTACACGGCCAAATAGAGCTTTCTCATTGGCTCAGACCCTTGCCAAGGAAGgcaaggtttttgtttgtttgtttgtttgtttgtttgtttgttttttttaccaaaagtcattttaaaaataaaggaaatgtGAGATTTGAAACACAGGAGCAGCAGACTCCCTGTAATCTGAACCCCCAAACTGAGTTTTAATCCCAATCACACTGAAATCCATTCGGATAGCAGCTGTAGAAACTGAATTtcaacatggggggggggggggggttaacttTTTTCCGATTGATTTTTctgtatttgttaaaaacatataaaagtaCGCTGCACCATTTCTTCACAGTCGTTCTCTCTTGCATTTTTAGCTTTTGCTCGACGCACACGCAGGCCACAATGAGCAGCCAGGAGCAGACATGGGAGAAACTGGATTCAGAGTTTGATCACTATCTGGTGGACATGAAACCATATGTTCTGAAACTACCACACAAATCAGGTACAATTAGGAGCACTCCTATAGAATGTGTTTGGAGCAGTGCCAGAGCTGTGGGGTATGGTGCTGATTGGTCCCATTGGGTATGGAAGGGGTTGATTCGGGTAGAAGGTTTGGGTTTAGGTTTGGGAGGAGAGTGTAGTTAACTAGGGCACCAGCTCTGGGAGAGTGGAGCACGTAGGCTTGATTGTCCCGATCAGACTAGCTCTGTTCTATACACAAGGGAAGGGATATTAATGGGCTACTTTGGGTCTAATGAGTCGAATGGTTGTTAAAACAGCTGCAGGTTTGGTTAGTGCTGATCACATAATGAAGTGTCAATGCTGCTTTTCCTACCCCCTCGACAGAGCGTCAGAGATGTGCCCTGTGGATTAAGAAGCTTTGTGAGCCCTCGGGTTCAGGCACAGGAGTCATGGGCAGGAAGAACCGCAACATGTACGCCAGACTGTTACTGCACATGCTCAGAAGAGGGGCCCTGGAGGGGCCGTTTACCCACAGACCAGAGCCAGGGACACTGAAAACACTGCCCACATACATGGTACTGCATTTACAACCCTTTCATGTGGCTTTCCTGTGTTTTGCAGTGGCCAGGCATAGCCACAAGGTGGCACAGTTGACTTATTTTAATGCTTGCCTGTGCCCTTTTTGAAGTGTGATTTTTGTATACTTTTCCATGTGCTGTATTTGTCATTCCTAAATAATTctggaaacataaaaaaaaataaaaaaacagagttGGTGCTAATGGAGGAAATATTTTGGATCAAACCTTGGGGTTAGTGACTGCCtattaatttttttgtataattatttttatcCAGTAAAGTTGCAGTATctacaaacacatacaaacaagCATTTAAACACAAGTGAACTAGCTGTAATATTTAACTATAATTTCTGGCCAGGTGTTAAAATAACAGTACATTTTACTAAACGTGTATAAAGATGTATGGTAATTCATTGAATTGAACTCTTTTAACTCTCAAACACATTTCTTCCAGTCGATCTACTTTGACGAGCCCCTGTCCGCGAGGCCCCTGGACCAGAGCTCAGAGAGACTGCCTGACTGGGTGACGGGGGAGCTGGGCAGTAGAGACTCCAAAGTGGATGACTCCTGGAGGCTGACACCCAGAGAAGACGGGACCTTGACTTCCTCACCTCGTCCTGCACACAGGTCCGTTTTTCTAGCACTACGTGTTGTAATGACGGCCAGGCTGGTTTGATATTAATCTAGGCCAGAAGGCAGTACAGAGAGGCAGACACGGATTGTGGGTaccagcacagagcacatttatatTATTAGTCAAAAGCTTCAGACCACACATAGCCTAGTTCCACAGTTCCATTCTGTAACATACCTGTCACAATCAGGTGCTGTAcaaatgcatacatacacatgTGCATAAATCTGACAAATTAATGAAAATGCTCccgctttaaaaataaataaattcatctTCACTGTATCCTTGATCTGCTGGTCGGTTACAGTCACGCGGTACTCCTTTTTAACCAGCAGGGGGTGCTAAGGAACTGAGTGTACACAGCAGCCATTGTAAGTAATGAGTCCATCTGCATTGGCTGGTTCAGTTCAAAACAGCCTTTTTCTCTAAATGTGTGTAAAATGAAATGCTGCTAGGTTCTCACTGAATTTGAGACACTGTTCAGTTCTCAGTTTGGATCACCTAAGACATCAGTAATTCTTGTCTGTGCCCAGGATACTGCACACTGCGAACATGCTTGTTCAGTTTGTTCCTTGTATCAGATTTCTACCATGCTTGTAGTTTTGGATTCACTTCTTACAGCATGTGGTTAATAGCAATAGTAGATCTCTGAAGCCTGAAATAATGCATGCAATTATAAACAATTAGAGCACTTCACCCTCTCTGGAATATCGTCTTTGACAGGCAAGCATTTGTATGTCCTAATGATGTGCTAGCTGCTATGAGTTTGAGTTTAATAGTAATTCATGTGGAGTTGGTGTCAAAGCTCAATAGCCATATTTCTGAATTAGCATTATAAAGAGAGACATTATTTAATATCCATACTGGCAATTTCAAGAAACAAATGGCcctttaatgtattatttaatgtagCTTAATCTTCTGTCTTCATCTGTGCATGGGATCTATGTTGCTCTTTTGTCTGGAACATGTTTAGGATAGCTTTAATATTTCTGAATTAGTAAAcgatttgttttaaattgtgcaGAGCAGCACAGATTCTGTGTAGTTTTAATGGGCAAATAGTTTATTTAATAGTTGAGATGAGTCCTGTCCTTTTATGAGATTTGTATTAGATGTGTAGccattctatttttattattagtcaCAGAATTAGCTGTAATAATTGACATGTCCAGCAGGTGGTGTTAGTGTATATACATATGTTGTAATGTAGTAATGGGTTCAATAGGTGGGGAGATGCActggttttttgggggttttttttgtgatGGGTGAGTTAGTTGATGTTCCTGGTTTACATTAATTCTGAATGTAGTGAACTCTGGAGGGTAGTTCCAGCAGAGAGCAGGGCTTGATTAACTACAGTTTAAATACATGTCAGTCTGGTGAAAAGAGAACAAATCTGTGCGTGTCACATTCTTTACATGCAAATACAGTGGATGTAGGGTCATGGTTATCTGCTTATGCACGATACTGATAGATTGCTACAGATGTGGCAGGGGATGGACTGTATGTTCTTGAATTCATTACTTTTTGGATTTCGCTGTCCATCAACAATGTTATTGTTCTCTATCTTAAAatgcatatattattttttttagccaaaAGAAGGCAATTGTATAAACGGTCTGGTTTCACTACAGATTTAATGTGTGTGGTTTTTGCCTTATTTGGACGTGCAGAAGGCTATAAAAATCACAGCACAGAACTACAATAACTTTGTGCCCTCTCAGCACTTGCATAATCTTGTGAAGTTGTCTGAACTTTCATCTTGAACTTGACCTGGCGCATCAAAGAAGTACTGAAGAAAATTCCTAAGATCTGATTCCCGCGTCTGAAACAATTCAACTGTTAGTTTGTTCTAGCGTTCGTTGATATCTtcctctttttttcttctgtgctAGCAGGGATGAAAAGATTAACTGAGTTTTCAAGTAGTTGccatgtgtgtttttctgttgaattatttattatcttatGGAACTGTAGTTTGTTGCTGTCTCATAAATTTTACAGCTATTTCAAGCCTCcctttgaaatattgtttttaatcttaaaattattttcttttttccttttcagaCCCCACTGTCTCATCACTTTATAAAACCACTAGTACAGATTATCAAAGGCTTTTTTCATCCAGTTGCAAGAAATTTGTTTCTAAGTTAATTGCTCATCCCAAGAATgtttaatgtgttaaaaaaaaaaaaaagctatgacGCCACTGTATTTGTGAACTGATCACTAGAAGCTCTTGGGCACCTTTCTTTGAATTCACCCTTTTGAGTTTCTGTTTTATCCAATGTGAAGGTACTAAAGTTTGTGTGGTTAGTAAGCATTTGCACATTTAAAGATCTGGTTATCCGTACAATCATAACACTGGGCAGGTATCCACATGCAGCAAATACTCCCTGACCTGGAGGTGGATCAACTTATTAACAGTGTTGATCTTTGTATTAACATCAGATAGCACTGTAAAAAAATCAATGCAAACTTGAATTTTATCACTTGGCAAAACCTTAATAACAAaccaatattaaaatgttaaaatgcagcTTTTGTCAGCTGTAGGTCGCTTGTCAGCTATAGCTCCTTGGGTAGTCCCAGACGCTTTATTCCTTCTCCTGACAATGTTTGACTTGAACCTTCTTGACGTTTTCTTTAAGGAGTTGCAGCATTGAAAGCTCCTCGGACGACCAACGGGTGGCGATCTTTACTTGCAGAGTCTCTGTAGCAAGAGATTTTCATGGGAAAGTGATCAATGGAAATATTACAAAGTTGTGCTTTGAGGGGGTGGTCTGTAAACCAGTAGAGTGTATCTACTATTACATGGTCCCTAGATGTTGCTTACGTGCTGAATGTAACTAGTACAGGAGTCTGCTCATagactatactttaaatgcatgccAGTCCTATTTGACTTACTGTTTATTGTGCTAGGACATTAGTAAACTGAATAatttgagatttaaaacaagctCATTCATTTTGTTATATTATGGACATTGCtaattcagtattttatttttgcatagtGCAAGATCTGCCTTTCTGCTAAGTTAGCTATCAGATAATAATCTTATGAATTGTGAGCTAATCTCCTGCTTGAAGTCCTGATGGTGCAAAATGAGTGTGACATCCACAGCTCCCCAGATCCCTGCTGAATTGAGCCTTTCACTTGGAAACAAGGTGATGGATCTGATCTGTGACGGCCTCCAGTGCCGCTTTGTAAATGGTCTATCAGTCCATCAGCAGGTTAAGTAAATAGAGATTCCTGTCAGTTTCCTTTAATCAGTGCAGCAGCACCTCATTCCTCCTTAGGAAGTCTTGACTGTCCTTCCCTTTTGATCTTTGCAGGCTCAAACTGTAGGCACATCTCATTCGATTACCCTAAGCCAACAGCTGAGGATATGTGAGGATAGATTTAAAAGTGACGTTCCAGTATAATTCCCCTGTGGTGGAACACAAAGTCTTGTGTGTTGGTGTCGTTGTAAAGATTTTCTTAATGGGCAATTATCTCTTGAGCCATAAAGATCATTTGTAGTGTTGTGTCTGTTTTGTCCAGTATACATATATGTCTGCATGTGTGCTGGAATATCGGTCTGCCATCTGTGGTAATGAGATAATGTTATAAAGTATAGCTCTATATAGTACGTAGTGCAGATCAGAGTTTAGCTTGCAGAGATTCATTGTATACAATTACTATCAAGGCCTTAAAAATGGttacattgtattgttttgtagaCCGCCATTTGCATGACAGTCATCTAACTGAGATTATTTAAATCAGTTAACGCCAGTTTTGCGGGCATGCAATTAACTCAAATGAATATTTGTAATTAGGTACTAAAACAAATTAGCTGTGCCTGTCGAAACTGAACTACAAACACTTTTTGCCTGGGATGCTCCAGgattcttgtgttttgttttaaatatatatttggcaGCCACGGAGGATTACCTTTACACTGTGACTgagttttagttgtttttttttttaaatcagaaatgtaATGTACATGtggacacaacacacacacactgtgtattctgaaaactgtattttatattaactGTAGACAAGATCAATTTAAAACTGGTTTCTGGATT
Proteins encoded in this region:
- the LOC117424645 gene encoding beta-2-glycoprotein 1-like, which gives rise to MMLKRLVLLLVCEVSLYNLGTSTTETCQHPPAIPNGYTVVRQYDCKEKFEYKCHGNYILDGAVEAQCEQTENQKPVCRASCVISVRRGRILYNNQKTWLHDLPERRVQHADRVAFYCKDKDRGCGYPVYTQCLDGNLTIPSCYKEPSSFTYNLNHKNLPSEIQQC